Proteins encoded by one window of Bactrocera oleae isolate idBacOlea1 chromosome 4, idBacOlea1, whole genome shotgun sequence:
- the Gle1 gene encoding mRNA export factor Gle1 yields MGEAGVEMEIMEIDDIMKPHEITFQHAIEISSLVTERTIGPDLPDAQEEKAKIASSTPKKTTPQKQKTPQRNESSSKLIIPVLKPSTSLDYELVSATMFLRDAEEKRKKQVRQQMHEMQERQLAVLRDNALRQREQHSKLVQELIAERLRTDAQIIQKAEKQTALEVQENEREMDAMRLNAKRQLQLFSFQCVAKYHSVFRSKYEAVAKALISIDKQSLLPCNDYNRQLKELVELFDQLTSKIKTDECGAAELKLADSLCNKMDDLHNTIHDDLDKLLKQQEQAQLEEQRKAAEEQAVAAVLALSQTAEVPAEAVTPPPTSSAEQAQAASQALDAQQSQSVVPQQMLETQQTMTSQQTMQPQQPTQYVAQQQTAQLEQVSQTVVPTSAQEPTAALAFYQGIHSFYQEKVDSVKPLQIDENMKKYRFACQKAINIPLNAISAVSPQHLQDKFERIFNFLNGQPLKTADGQVSANDHPLGRNYCLLLTAKRFVNQGETAISSNPQAAFPVASVVVSLWKLIPDFGKLFLAYIYKESPFLVPLRGKSVEEYNDLKRQAGITRLYAAVMITNGRRAEGPEHPYGLEHAWRWLVDFSSLEPLPDISATLILEMLQTLGFSMCRAYGRQFTKLLLHIQRDYFAKLSQVDEGGPRTRLEMLFMNYLNQKQIPEPQGMLPPSFW; encoded by the exons ATGGGCGAAGCA GGCGTCGAGATGGAGATTATGGAAATAGACGATATTATGAAGCCACATGAAATAACTTTCCAGCATGCAATTGAAATTTCATCCTTAGTTACGGAGCGTACAATTGGGCCAGACTTACCCGATGCACAAGAAGAAAAAGCGAAAATTGCATCCAGCACACCTAAGAAAACAacgccacaaaaacaaaaaacgccaCAAAGAAACGAAAGTTCGTCTAAGCTAATAATACCCGTGTTAAAACCATCCACG tCATTAGACTATGAACTTGTCAGCGCTACAATGTTCCTGCGCGACGCAGAGGAGAAACGCAAAAAGCAAGTGCGTCAGCAAATGCACGAAATGCAGGAAAGACAATTGGCAGTATTACGCGACAATGCATTGCGTCAGCGTGAGCAGCACAGCAAGCTGGTGCAAGAGTTAATCGCGGAGAGACTACGTACTGACGCACAGATCATACAAAAGGCTGAAAAGCAGACAGCGCTCGAAGTACAGGAAAACGAACGCGAAATGGATGCTATGCGCCTAAATGCCAAACGTCAACTACAACTGTTTTCATTTCAATGTGTTGCAAAGTATCACAGCGTATTTCGCAGCAAATATGAAGCAGTTGCCAAGGCGCTCATATCCATCGATAAGCAATCGTTGCTGCCGTGTAATGATTACAACCGTCAGTTGAAAGAATTGGTCGAGCTATTTGATCAGCTcacaagtaaaataaaaacagatgAATGTGGTGCGGCGGAGCTGAAACTTGCCGATAGCCTATGCAATAAGATGGATGATTTGCATAATACAATACATGACGATCTGGATAAATTGCTGAAGCAACAAGAGCAAGCGCAACTAGAAGAGCAACGCAAAGCGGCGGAGGAACAAGCGGTGGCTGCCGTATTGGCATTATCACAAACGGCTGAAGTACCAGCTGAAGCCGTAACACCACCACCAACGTCCAGTGCAGAACAAGCACAAGCGGCCTCTCAAGCACTAGACGCACAACAGAGCCAGAGTGTTGTGCCACAACAAATGTTGGAAACGCAACAAACCATGACGTCGCAACAAACAATGCAACCACAACAACCAACACAGTATGTAGCGCAGCAACAAACAGCGCAGTTGGAGCAAGTGAGCCAAACCGTAGTACCCACAAGCGCGCAGGAGCCAACAGCAGCATTGGCATTCTATCAGGGGATTCACAGTTTCTATCAAGAAAAGGTTGATAGCGTGAAACCACTACAGATTGATgagaatatgaaaaaatatcgatTCGCTTGCCAGAAAGCAATTAATATACCGTTAAATGCCATCTCTGCAGTCAGCCCACAACATTTGCAG GATAAATTCGAACGTATATTTAACTTTCTCAATGGACAACCGCTCAAAACTGCAGATGGACAAGTCAGCGCCAATGATCATCCCTTGGGACGCAACTATTGTCTACTACTAACAGCGAAACGGTTTGTTAATCAAGGTGAGACGGCAATTTCAAGCAATCCACAAGCCGCCTTCCCAGTTGCTTCAGTTGTGGTTTCACTATGGAAGCTTATACCAGATTTTGGCAAACTTTtcttagcatatatatataaggagtCGCCGTTTTTGGTGCCCTTACGTGGCAAATCGGTGGAAGAGTATAACGATCTGAAACGTCAAGCGGGTATAACACGTTTATATGCCGCTGTCATGATAACAAATGGACGACGGGCTGAAGGCCCTGAACACCCGTACGGGCTGGAGCACGCTTGGCGTTGGCTGGTCGACTTTAGCAGTCTTGAACCGCTGCCCGACATTAGTGCTACATTAATTTTAGAAATGCTACAAACACTCGGGTTTTCAATGTGCCGCGCCTATGGCAGACAATTTACCAAGCTGCTTTTACACATACAACGCGATTATTTCGCAAAACTATCACAGGTGGATGAAGGTGGTCCGCGTACGCGCTTAGAAATGCTCTTTATGAATTATTTGAATCAGAAACAGATTCCTGAGCCACAAGGTATGCTACCACCCTCTTTCTGGTAA
- the LOC106614203 gene encoding zinc finger CCCH domain-containing protein 15 homolog, with translation MPPKKAPAASKKTEQKKKEKIIEDKTFGLKNKKGSKQQKFIQQVQKQVQSGGQHPRTDGDKRKEDKEKKLLEQRELALIFRPVQGQKVEKGTDPKSVVCAFFKQGSCTKGDKCKFSHDLSIEQKTEKRSMYVDMRDDDPDDNMANWDDAKLKEVVDKKHSNEKKRPTTDIICKYFLEAVEKSKYGWFWECPNGEKCIYRHALPQGYVLKKDKKNVDKPSEISLVDLIERERAALGSNQTRVTLETFLAWKKRKIQEKKDKMAAEEEKKKNDFSKGKQFGISGREMFSFNPDLVDDGPMEDGDAAFDNYERSDDEDAVEFKELDLTALSLAAQEADGSGTVASESRLQEQSEAAAKQSAEEETAAAAANDDNSTPANDAAPINKELFMGLVDELEDLDIEDGDDDDDD, from the exons ATGCCACCAAAAAAAGCACCAGCGGCAAGCAAAAAAACTGAACAGAAGAAGAAAGAAAAGATCATTGAG GATAAGACGTTTGGTTTGAAGAACAAAAAGGGttccaaacaacaaaaattcataCAGCAAGTACAGAAACAAGTGCAGTCGGGTGGTCAACACCCACGTACCGATGGAGATAAGCGCAAGGAGGACAAGGAGAAAAAACTGCTAGAGCAGCGTGAATTGGCCTTGATATTCCGACCGGTGCAAGGACAAAAGGTTGAAAAGGGTACCGATCCAAAATCGGTGGTATGTGCGTTCTTCAAACAAGGTAGCTGCACAAAAGGGGATAAATGTAAATTCTCACACGACTTGTCCATCGAACAGAAG ACCGAAAAGCGTTCAATGTACGTTGATATGCGTGATGATGATCCGGATGACAACATGGCGAATTGGGATGATGCCAAATTGAAAGAAGTGGTGGATAAGAAGCACTCCAATGAAAAGAAAAGACCAACTACTGATATT ATTTGCAAATATTTCTTGGAAGCAGTGGAAAAATCGAAATACGGTTGGTTCTGGGAATGTCCCAACggtgaaaaatgtatttatcgTCACGCATTGCCGCAAGGTTATGTgctaaaaaaagataaaaagaaTGTTGACAAACCCAGCGAAATTTCATTGGTTGACCTTATCGAAAGGGAGCGTGCCGCATTGGGTTCAAATCAAACACGCGTAACATTGGAAACGTTTTTGGCTTGGAAGAAACGCAAAATTCAGGAAAAGAAAGATAAAATGGCGGCAGAGgaagagaagaagaagaatgaCTTCAGCAAAGGCAAACAATTCGGTATTTCAGGCAGAGAAATGTTCAGTTTCAATCCGGATCTGGTCGATGATGGCCCGATGGAGGATGGTGATGCTGCATTTGATAATTACGAACGGTCGGACGATGAAGACGCTGTGGAATTCAAAGAATTGGATTTAACGGCACTTTCGCTGGCGGCACAAGAAGCGGATGGTTCGGGTACTGTAGCGTCAGAGTCACGGTTGCAGGAACAGTCCGAGGCGGCGGCAAAGCAGTCGGCTGAAGAGGAaacagcagcagctgcagcgAATGATGATAATAGCACACCTGCCAATGATGCGGCACCCATAAACAAAGAACTGTTTATGGGTCTCGTAGATGAACTGGAAGATTTAGATATTGAAGATGgtgacgatgatgatgatgactaA